A region from the Azospirillum thermophilum genome encodes:
- a CDS encoding tripartite tricarboxylate transporter permease translates to MTDIFANLLHGLAVAALPANLFYCFAGALIGTLIGVLPGIGPVATVALLLPITFYLPPVGALIMLAGIFYGAQYGGSTTAILVKLPGESSSVMTCLDGHAMAREGRGGVALAVAALSSLFAGVVTILVIAVAGPPLAGMALAFGPAEYVALMVLGLIGAVTLAHGSVVKAVAMILVGLLLSMVGTDVSSGQMRFTFGIPQLYDGLDFVPLAMGLFGLAEIVLNLEETEGKGIAPAPIHRLWPSLQDFREAWPAAVRGTGLGALLGILPGGGATLSAFAAYALEKRVARDPGRFGRGAIQGVAGPEAANNAGAQASFIPMLSLGIPSNAVMALMIGAMMIHGITPGPQIMTKQPDLFWGMIASMLVGNVMLVVLNLPLIGLWVRLLRVPYVYLFPAILVFCCIGTYSLKNEVFDVVTMAVFGVFGYLLRKLEFEPAPLLLGFVLGPLLEENLGRALLLSQGDLTVFATRPISAGLLAVAAVLLVLVLIPSVRRTREVAFRE, encoded by the coding sequence ATGACCGACATCTTCGCGAACCTGCTGCACGGGCTGGCGGTCGCCGCCCTGCCCGCCAACCTGTTCTATTGCTTCGCCGGCGCCCTGATCGGCACGCTGATCGGCGTGCTCCCGGGAATCGGGCCGGTGGCGACGGTGGCGCTCCTGCTGCCGATCACCTTCTACCTGCCGCCGGTCGGCGCGCTGATCATGCTGGCCGGCATCTTCTACGGCGCCCAGTATGGCGGCTCGACCACCGCCATCCTGGTGAAGCTGCCGGGCGAATCCTCCTCGGTCATGACCTGCCTCGACGGGCATGCCATGGCGCGCGAGGGGCGCGGCGGCGTGGCGCTTGCCGTGGCGGCGCTCTCCTCGCTGTTCGCCGGCGTCGTGACGATCCTGGTGATCGCGGTCGCCGGCCCGCCGCTGGCCGGGATGGCGCTCGCCTTCGGGCCGGCGGAGTATGTGGCGCTGATGGTGCTGGGGCTGATCGGGGCGGTCACCCTGGCCCATGGCTCGGTGGTCAAGGCGGTGGCGATGATCCTGGTCGGGCTTCTGCTGTCGATGGTCGGCACCGACGTCAGCTCCGGCCAGATGCGCTTCACCTTCGGCATTCCGCAGCTCTATGACGGGCTGGATTTCGTGCCGCTGGCGATGGGCCTGTTCGGCCTCGCCGAGATCGTCCTCAACCTGGAGGAGACGGAGGGCAAGGGCATCGCCCCGGCCCCCATCCACCGGTTGTGGCCCAGCCTGCAGGATTTCCGCGAGGCGTGGCCGGCCGCCGTGCGCGGCACCGGGCTGGGCGCCCTGCTCGGCATCCTGCCGGGCGGCGGCGCCACGCTCAGCGCCTTCGCCGCCTATGCCCTGGAAAAGCGCGTGGCGCGCGATCCCGGCCGCTTCGGCCGCGGCGCCATCCAGGGCGTGGCCGGGCCGGAGGCGGCGAACAATGCCGGCGCCCAGGCCAGCTTCATCCCCATGCTCAGCCTCGGCATCCCGTCCAACGCGGTGATGGCGCTGATGATCGGGGCGATGATGATCCATGGCATCACCCCCGGCCCGCAGATCATGACCAAGCAGCCGGACCTGTTCTGGGGCATGATCGCCAGCATGCTCGTCGGGAACGTGATGCTGGTGGTGCTGAACCTGCCGCTGATCGGGCTGTGGGTGCGGCTGCTGCGGGTGCCCTACGTCTATCTCTTCCCGGCGATCCTCGTCTTCTGCTGCATCGGCACCTACAGCCTGAAGAACGAGGTGTTCGACGTGGTGACGATGGCCGTCTTCGGCGTCTTCGGCTACCTGCTGCGCAAGCTGGAGTTCGAGCCGGCGCCGCTCCTGCTCGGCTTCGTGCTCGGCCCCCTGCTGGAGGAGAATCTGGGCCGCGCCCTGCTGCTCTCGCAGGGCGACCTGACGGTGTTCGCCACCCGGCCGATCAGCGCCGGCCTGCTGGCCGTCGCCGCGGTGCTGCTGGTGCTCGTCCTGATCCCGTCGGTGCGCCGCACGCGCGAGGTCGCCTTCAGGGAGTAG